A region of Halictus rubicundus isolate RS-2024b chromosome 17, iyHalRubi1_principal, whole genome shotgun sequence DNA encodes the following proteins:
- the LOC143362653 gene encoding armadillo repeat-containing protein 6 homolog, with product MVRVISQETYDEVVKENIEQFAMTPKEAVEDAVKQFEAQGVDLSNIIKDLILNNDTELIAGYLTQLNIAISDKRYENVPQTLEKLRKELDKDIARRVYAGKKGGYNTLIKLMKCCHHNNTIMRSALKTITSLMTGNPDLLNDEGIALQIQILDRNTDIPTLQCLLRWIRECCIKHEFNRQNIFNADIFTKLKKILMREDASGSELRDACAVVRSLVLDDDIRHEFGKAHEHATVIARGALNILTGLMSKYRKDREVVGDVMITLAALIVRNEFCQEVEDAGGLKFVIDVMIDYPDSEKLNWQALKLLKALAGNDEVKFHIISSGCGPLIVSAVSRMKGSECVVQAGLACISALTLRCPLNAGVFYDCGAPLVIIDSMKAYSKSVAILKQAAWAIRNMSVRNKNECQEFIAYGVEDVLTTALKQHGAKIESDVKMALRDLGLKVELKERWTGKGVSLDNN from the exons ATGGTGCGCGTAATCAGCCAGGAGACCTACGATGAAGTTGTTAAGGAGAATATAGAGCAGTTTGCCATGACTCCTAAAGAAGCTGTCGAAGACGCTGTAAAACAATTCGAAGCCCAG GGTGTAGACTTGAGCAACATCATTAAAGATTTAATTCTCAACAACGATACTGAATTGATAGCAGGCTACTTGACCCAACTAAACATTGCCATAAGTGATAAGAGATACGAAAATGTTCCTCAAACCTTAGAGAAATTAAGAAAAGAATTAGACAAAGACATTGCTCGCAGAGTGTATGCCGGCAAAAAAGGCGGATATAATACTCTAATAAAGCTGATGAAATGTTGCCAccataacaatacaattatgaGGTCTGCATTGAAAACAATTACCTCATTAATGACTGGTAATCCAGACCTGTTGAACGATGAAGGAATAGCTCTGCAAATACA AATTTTAGATAGAAATACAGACATTCCAACGCTACAATGTCTTTTACGCTGGATAAGAGAGTGTTGCATAAAGCACGAATTTAATagacaaaatatatttaatgcCGATATCTTCACTAAGCTCAAAAAGATACTGATGAGAGAGGATGCCAGCGGATCTGAACTAAGAGACGCCTGTGCCGTGGTCAGGTCCTTGGTATTGGACGACGATATAAGGCATGAATTTGGAAAGGCACATGAACATGCAACTGTGATTGCAAGGGGGGCCTTGAACATTTTGACTGGGCTGATGTCGA aatatagaaaggaTAGAGAGGTAGTAGGAGACGTGATGATAACTCTAGCAGCCCTAATCGTGAGGAACGAGTTCTGTCAGGAGGTAGAGGACGCAGGAGGGCTCAAGTTTGTGATAGACGTGATGATCGACTATCCAGACTCGGAGAAGCTGAACTGGCAAGCCTTGAAGCTGTTGAAGGCTTTGGCTGGTAACGACGAAGTGAAGTTTCACATTATCAGTTCGGGCTGTGGGCCTCTGATAGTCTCTGCCGTCAGCAGAATGAAA GGCTCTGAGTGTGTGGTCCAAGCAGGCCTTGCATGCATTTCCGCATTAACGCTGAGATGTCCCCTAAACGCCGGTGTGTTTTACGATTGCGGCGCGCCGCTTGTAATCATCGACTCGATGAAAGCTTACTCGAAGAGCGTGGCGATCCTGAAGCAAGCCGCTTGGGCGATCCGGAACATGTCCGTGCGCAACAAGAACGAGTGTCAAGAGTTCATTGCCTACGGTGTAGAAGACGTCCTGACAACGGCCCTGAAGCAGCACGGTGCCAAGATCGAGAGCGACGTGAAAATGGCCTTGAGGGACCTGGGACTGAAGGTGGAGCTGAAGGAGAGGTGGACCGGGAAAGGCGTGTCCTTGGACAACAATTAA